The Devosia sp. SD17-2 genome includes a region encoding these proteins:
- a CDS encoding proteasome-type protease, protein MTYCVGLKTAGGLIFMSDTRTNAGLDNISTFSKMRTWEVPGERVIVLLSAGNLATTQAVTSLLDERSKAVAERRSSVLDTPSMFQTARLIGDVVKEVIAQAAPAGQTADAFGASFILGGQIKGGEPRLFYIYPEGNFIESSADTPFFQIGEHKYGKPILIRAYEPEMSMPEAIKLLLVSFDSTLKSNLSVGLPLDLQIYEADSLELGVRRRFERDDPYYLSVSEGWSEALKTAFTSLPSLID, encoded by the coding sequence ATGACCTATTGCGTTGGTTTGAAGACGGCCGGGGGCCTTATCTTCATGTCCGATACTCGTACGAATGCGGGGCTCGATAATATTTCCACCTTCTCCAAGATGCGGACGTGGGAAGTGCCGGGCGAGCGCGTCATCGTTCTGTTGTCTGCCGGCAATCTGGCCACCACGCAGGCCGTGACCAGCCTTCTCGACGAGCGATCCAAGGCCGTCGCCGAGCGCAGATCGTCCGTGCTGGACACGCCGTCGATGTTCCAGACGGCTCGTCTCATCGGCGATGTGGTCAAGGAAGTCATTGCCCAGGCCGCGCCTGCGGGGCAGACAGCCGACGCCTTCGGCGCATCCTTCATTCTCGGCGGACAGATCAAGGGAGGCGAGCCGCGCCTGTTCTATATCTATCCCGAGGGCAATTTCATCGAGTCCTCCGCCGATACGCCGTTCTTCCAGATCGGTGAGCACAAATATGGCAAGCCGATCCTGATCCGCGCCTACGAACCCGAGATGAGCATGCCGGAAGCGATCAAGCTGCTGCTGGTGTCCTTCGACTCGACGCTCAAGTCCAATCTCTCGGTCGGCCTGCCCCTCGATCTGCAGATCTACGAGGCCGACAGTCTCGAGCTCGGCGTCCGCCGCCGCTTCGAGCGCGATGACCCCTATTATCTCTCGGTTTCGGAAGGGTGGTCAGAGGCGCTCAAGACCGCATTCACCAGCCTGCCGTCCCTTATCGATTGA
- a CDS encoding DUF2322 family protein produces MIEPGASFKDNLGKLPSIDGLERIDLVDAAGTVIACIENQPGKQGSLAVYQYLNAKFGTLGREAAEHGLAVFAEHTADARNRPGAHPNIDRLFAIATGTPSLEIRIVRG; encoded by the coding sequence ATGATCGAACCAGGCGCGTCCTTCAAGGACAATCTCGGCAAACTCCCCTCCATCGACGGGCTTGAGCGGATCGACCTCGTCGACGCTGCCGGCACAGTGATCGCCTGCATCGAAAACCAGCCCGGCAAACAGGGCTCGCTGGCGGTCTATCAGTATCTCAATGCCAAATTTGGTACCCTCGGCCGAGAAGCGGCCGAACACGGCCTCGCCGTGTTTGCCGAACACACTGCCGATGCGCGCAATCGTCCCGGCGCCCATCCCAATATCGACCGCCTGTTCGCCATCGCCACCGGAACGCCCAGCCTCGAGATCAGGATCGTGAGGGGTTGA